From the genome of Leptotrichia sp. HSP-342:
TTCCTCCACCAATTACAGCCACATCTAGCCCTTTATAAAAAGGTCCGTCACAAGTTGAGCAGTAATGCACTCCTTTACCAACATATTCAGCCTCTCCAGGGATATTTAAACTTCTAGGTTTTGCTCCAGTTGCTACGATAACTGTTTTTGTTTTATAACTTTTTCCATCATCAGTTACCAAGATCTTATCTTTTCCATCTTCTTTTATCTCTTTTACTAAATGCCCTTCTTTAAATGCAATTTCATGCTCTTTTAAATGTTTTTCCAAAGTTTCTGCAAATTTAGCTCCAGTTGTCAAAACAGTTCCGATAATATTCTCAATTTCATTTGTATCAAGAACTTGTCCACCAATTTTCACTCCAACCATCGCTACATTAAGCCCTTTTCTAGCCGCATAAATTGCTGCAGAGACAGCCGCAGGCCCAGAACCAACTACAGTTACATCATAAAGCTTATTTTCATCAATTTTTGCTAATTTCCCTTCATTTAAAGCACCAAGATTCAAGCTAAAATCCATTTTCCATACCTCCAAATTTAATTTTTATTTATTTCATAATAATTTATTTAATTTTGTAATCATTACAATTTATTTTAATATAATTTTCCAAAATTGTCAACAATAAAATTTTAACTTTAATAAATGTTATATTTAATTTATCAACAATTTCCAATATTTTCTTACCTATTAAAAA
Proteins encoded in this window:
- a CDS encoding FAD-dependent oxidoreductase, whose product is MDFSLNLGALNEGKLAKIDENKLYDVTVVGSGPAAVSAAIYAARKGLNVAMVGVKIGGQVLDTNEIENIIGTVLTTGAKFAETLEKHLKEHEIAFKEGHLVKEIKEDGKDKILVTDDGKSYKTKTVIVATGAKPRSLNIPGEAEYVGKGVHYCSTCDGPFYKGLDVAVIGGGNSGVEAALDLSGIAKSVTLIEFMPELKADKVLQEKLAEQPNVKTILNSATVKVNGNEFVESIVYKSRETDEEKTLNVEGMFVEIGLSPRSEVVKDLVETNKIGEIVINPENNSTSVAGIFAAGDVTNIRQKQIIIAMGEGAKAALGAFEYLITKY